The following is a genomic window from bacterium.
GCAGCCGGTTCAGGCAAAGTGACCGGGATGATGCCTGAGCACTGCTTGCATTTGATTTTTTTTCCGATGAGCGTTTGTGAAACTTTGGTCTGCCACTGGCAGGCCGGGCAGACGACGGGAATATTGGCCCCGCTGGAGGCATCTGGAACCTGGCCGAGGACGATAGGAGCGGCCGCTTTTTTGGCGGTGCTAACAGGCGAAGAAGAGGGGGCTTGTTGCATCGGTTTCGGCGGCGGAGTTAATTGAGCAGTATCACTTGCCGCAGCGGCTGGGGACGTAACGACAGGCGTGACTGGCGCAACGACAGGGGCGGCTGGGGCCACGACTGCAGGAGCCGCTTGCGGTGGAGGTGCAAGCACAACAGGAGTTGCAGCAATGGGGGCAAAGGGTGTGCTGGCGACAGGTGCGGGGGTAGCCGGAACTGAGGGTGCCTGAACAGGGGTGGCGGCAGCGGCTGGGGCACCCTTGCCAACGGGAATGGGTTTGCCGCACTTCGGGCATTTCACTTCCGTAGGCATTCTGGCCGGCATGGCCTTGATTTTAAGCTTAGCCTTACAATTTCCACACTCAATAGGAATCAATTCCATACCATGCTCCTTCGTTCAAATCGCACTAATTGTTACAAGTAGTTAAAAATAGCAGCGGATTCTAGAATAGACAACCCCATTTCAAAAGAAAATCAGCTATTGGGACATGGTGAGGCGGCCAGTACCTGAAGATTTCGGCCACCCGTTATAGCACACTGTGATGTTTGCGGATTCTGGCTGTTTCATGGAGGGATACCCGCGCCTGGGAAGCAAAGTCCTGCCATGCTGAAACCGTTTTCCCAACCTGTTGTAGAACCTTTGCGGCGGTGCCGATGCCGAATCGGTCTGCCACAGCCAGCAGGTCGGCTCGGGAGATGCCGGAGAATTTCCCATTGACCGCCATGAGATGTTGATTCGTCCATTCGCCTTCGGGATTGTGGGCATGGGTTACATCGTAGGCTGGGGCTAGCGTCCAGCTTCCCCTCTCGCGCAGCAGGAACGTGAAGTTTTTGCTGTGGTCGTCGCAATTGGCTGCCATCACATTGAAGGCCATCCGGCGGAACGCTTCTTCCATGGCTGTATATCCAAGTTTCAGGCGTGAGATCGTCTGGAAGAGTTGACTGTAATCGTGGCTGGCCTTCTGCTTGTAATCCAAGTGCGCCATTGCGCAAAGGGTCTGCATGTGATGTTTGCGGTTTCCGTCCCGGTCGAAGCGCAGGGTCATGAAGTGTGCTCGGTCGTTTTCCTCCAACAACCGGGAGGATGACATGGTCATGCCGGCGGACGTGGCCATCAGGTAGTAGGCGTATTCGATCCGCCCATAATCCTGAGAACTTCCCAATTCCCGATCTGTGCCCATGCCGTCGAATTTAAGCAGCCAGTGTTCATAGCCGGGGGCGACATCGAACTGTCCGGCGCGGATCTCCTGTGTCGTCGGGTTCCATGCAATCACCGCTTTTGCCCTGGCTCCGCCCGCCGAGGTTCCCACCCGGATGATCTGTGTCAGCGCTGCTCCGGCCAAATGGTCCGCGCCGAGATCGCCCCGCACGGCAAGGCGGGCACTTTCGACAAGTTTGGCAAGAGAGAGCGCCGTACTGTTAATTGTCGCTGGACTGCGGGCCGGCCGGAATTCCAGGGCTCCCATGCCGCGTTTCCCCATATAGGCTAGACGATCCAGGGGCGTGATATGCGAGCGATCAACACCTTGCATGGCCATCCAACCGTCAATTAGTGTATTGCCAAAATCATCCGGAAGGGCATCGGCCAGCAGGGCGGGCAGGCGTTTGTAGGTCAGTTCAGGCAGGTCTGTGAACACGAAAGGGGCGCTCGCTTGGGCAAGGGGCATGGTCAGGGGTGCAAGCTCGATGCCCGACCGAACGAAGGCCGGATCGTATTCAAACGCATAGTACCCCAATCGGGAGTCCAGCGCCACGGCTCCGACCGTCTTTTCCCACAAGCGGACTTCGATGATATGGACAGGCTTATACATGTGGTATGTCCTTAGCTCTGGATGCCCGTTGGCGAACCGGCTTGGATTTTAGCATTTGCATGGGACTGATGGAGATCTGGGGGGCCAGTGTGCCAAGCCACTCCTCACGGCCCAGGGCGCGGAGGACTTTGATCAGGGATACGACAGTGGAACCTTTCCCTTTCTCTAGATGCTTAACGACGTTCAGGGCCACGCCGGCCTGTGCGGCAAGTTGGCGCTGGTCAATGTTCTGGCGCAGACGTAGGTCGTGCAGGTGTCGCCCCAGCTGTGCTTCCCATTCCTCTGTCGTTAAGTCACTCATAGATCAAAAGCCCTTAATTAGTCCATTGACTTATAAAATGATATCAATAGCCTAAAATAAGTCTATTGAAAATTTATGGTATATGCGTCTCGGTGTGGTGGATTTAGGGATAGGTGAAAGTATCGGTTATATGTTCAACAATACGGGCAGGCCTTGAGCATGCATGTATTCATCGGCTTCCTGTCGATGTTCTGCAAAGAATCGTGAGTAATTTGCGCAACCCGCATAACACGGGTTGCGCAACGTGTTGCTTGCAATCGTTTAAGGTGCTTGAGTAGTTTCCTGCAGAGTGCCATCTGCCTGCTCTATTGTTGCAATTTGTGCCGTCTCCTGCGCGGGTTCCGGTGTCTGGTCGAGGGCAATGGCCGGTGCTGGTGTATCCACGATTACCGGTTCCGGTATGATGATGGGGTCTTGGGTTTGCACAGGCGCCGGTATTGGCTCTGGTGTTGGTTCCACCGTGACGGCCGGTTCCGGTGTAATGATCGGAGTTTCAGGTGCCGCCGGTGTTGAGACCGTGACGGGTTCCGGCTGTGGTGGTGGGGCTGGTTCGGGGGTTATCACCGGCGCTGGAGTTTCTACGATCACCGGTTCCGGTACAACGACGGGCTCTTGCGTTTGCGCGGGCTCCGGCATTGGCTCCGGTGTTGGTTTTACTGTGACAGCTGGTTCCGGTGTTATCGCCGGAGTTTCCGGCACTACCGGAGGTGAGACCGTGACGGGTTCCGGCTGTGGTGGTGGGGCTGGTTCGGGGGTGACGACCGGCGCTGGTGTTTCTGCGATCACCGGCTCCGGTATGATGATGGGCTCTTGCGTTTGCACAGGCTCCGGCATTTGCTCCGGTGTTGGTTCCACCGTGATAGTCGGTTCCGGTGTTATGGTTGGAGGTTCTGGCATTACCGGAGGTGAGGGC
Proteins encoded in this region:
- a CDS encoding type II toxin-antitoxin system HipA family toxin, encoding MYKPVHIIEVRLWEKTVGAVALDSRLGYYAFEYDPAFVRSGIELAPLTMPLAQASAPFVFTDLPELTYKRLPALLADALPDDFGNTLIDGWMAMQGVDRSHITPLDRLAYMGKRGMGALEFRPARSPATINSTALSLAKLVESARLAVRGDLGADHLAGAALTQIIRVGTSAGGARAKAVIAWNPTTQEIRAGQFDVAPGYEHWLLKFDGMGTDRELGSSQDYGRIEYAYYLMATSAGMTMSSSRLLEENDRAHFMTLRFDRDGNRKHHMQTLCAMAHLDYKQKASHDYSQLFQTISRLKLGYTAMEEAFRRMAFNVMAANCDDHSKNFTFLLRERGSWTLAPAYDVTHAHNPEGEWTNQHLMAVNGKFSGISRADLLAVADRFGIGTAAKVLQQVGKTVSAWQDFASQARVSLHETARIRKHHSVL
- a CDS encoding helix-turn-helix domain-containing protein, translating into MSDLTTEEWEAQLGRHLHDLRLRQNIDQRQLAAQAGVALNVVKHLEKGKGSTVVSLIKVLRALGREEWLGTLAPQISISPMQMLKSKPVRQRASRAKDIPHV